Proteins co-encoded in one Desulfuromonas sp. genomic window:
- a CDS encoding redoxin domain-containing protein — MEGHQRNLDLYDRFNARVAGVSRNDVETLRFWTRELGLTFPILSNSVGHLGIWFGTLREGYPMFSRKSVVIDKWGRIRYMRDGSPDYREILLVLKKLHREEEI; from the coding sequence ATGGAGGGTCATCAGAGGAACCTCGACCTCTATGACCGCTTCAACGCCCGCGTGGCGGGTGTCAGTCGCAACGATGTCGAGACCCTGAGGTTCTGGACCCGTGAGTTGGGCCTGACCTTTCCCATCCTGTCAAATTCGGTGGGACACCTGGGGATATGGTTCGGCACCCTGAGAGAGGGTTACCCCATGTTTTCCCGCAAGTCGGTGGTGATCGACAAGTGGGGGAGGATCCGCTATATGCGCGACGGTTCTCCCGATTACCGGGAGATCCTTCTGGTGCTGAAGAAACTCCACCGGGAGGAGGAGATATGA
- a CDS encoding ATP-binding protein, translating into MGIFRQAPIRHKLNLLILLVSVIILLLTTVAFIVIETVSYKRAAISELSSLAEIIGANSRSMLVFRDRAGADKMLAALAEEPSIRLAYLFDRKARLFSRYAKTSVHLTEGDSSRGSLPGQVLQAIEASRGAHLFTSDHLTLAAPVIHDGQHLGMVLLQRDLSVLQKRLLWFGVAAVSIFGLLILLAFLIGAKLQNLVSRPILNLLDTVKAVADEENFALRARRGSGDEVGQLIDGFNDLLARIQERDSELHQHQHHLQEMVDLRTGELLMANVELQETVLDLGRANEATAAANDELQVVVNELERAKAEAESATLAKSNFLAIMSHEIRTPMIGVLGMSELLLKGKLDSNQRSLVETVHNSGDALLTILDDVLDYSKIEAGKLELERVDFDLRETAEAAVALFAQKAHGKGLEISCQIKPGTPESLRGDPARLRQVLLNLVGNAVKFTEKGEVAIRLSSLSEEDGSLLLRFEVCDTGVGIPREVQETIFESFSQADNNTTRKFGGTGLGLAITKQLVSLMGGEIWVESEEGRGASFIVVVRLEKQERLRLCHRPLPEELMGGRLLLGSRHGGTRDMLLSQSAALGVAADSAPDLPRVLDLLRQGAREERPYRVVLIDADLATGPGGGLDSALTMEASAAGTRLVLLCRQDRRYEDLDRGRCSDVECLYKPVRTATLAQFLARVGKENENAPSPLSPLAGEGAADDRKTSG; encoded by the coding sequence ATGGGAATTTTCCGGCAAGCGCCGATCAGGCACAAACTGAACCTGCTCATTCTGCTCGTCAGCGTCATCATCCTGCTGCTGACCACAGTCGCGTTTATTGTTATCGAAACGGTCTCCTACAAGAGAGCCGCTATTTCTGAACTCTCCTCTCTGGCCGAAATCATCGGAGCCAACAGCCGATCGATGCTGGTTTTTCGTGACCGGGCCGGGGCAGACAAGATGCTGGCAGCCCTTGCCGAAGAACCAAGTATCCGTTTGGCCTATCTTTTCGACAGAAAGGCCCGGCTCTTTTCCCGGTACGCCAAAACCTCTGTCCACCTGACCGAAGGGGATTCCTCGCGGGGTTCTCTCCCCGGACAGGTTCTTCAGGCTATCGAGGCGAGTCGGGGTGCCCACCTTTTCACCTCCGACCACCTGACCCTGGCGGCGCCGGTCATACACGACGGGCAGCACCTTGGCATGGTCCTTTTGCAGAGAGACCTGAGCGTTTTGCAAAAGCGTCTGCTCTGGTTCGGCGTTGCTGCCGTCTCCATTTTCGGTTTGCTCATCCTTCTGGCCTTTCTCATCGGGGCCAAACTGCAGAATCTGGTCTCCCGTCCCATTCTCAATCTTCTCGATACCGTGAAAGCCGTGGCCGATGAGGAAAACTTCGCATTGCGGGCCCGAAGGGGGAGCGGGGATGAGGTCGGGCAGTTGATCGACGGGTTCAACGATCTGCTGGCCCGCATTCAGGAGCGCGACTCAGAGCTTCACCAGCACCAGCACCACCTGCAGGAAATGGTCGATCTTCGGACCGGGGAACTGCTCATGGCCAACGTGGAACTGCAGGAAACCGTTCTCGACCTGGGCAGGGCCAACGAGGCTACCGCCGCCGCTAACGATGAACTGCAAGTGGTCGTCAACGAACTCGAACGCGCCAAGGCGGAGGCCGAGTCCGCCACCCTGGCCAAGTCGAATTTCCTTGCCATCATGAGCCACGAGATTCGCACCCCCATGATCGGGGTCCTCGGCATGAGCGAACTGTTGCTGAAGGGTAAACTCGATTCCAACCAGCGCAGCCTGGTTGAGACCGTACATAATTCAGGGGACGCCTTGCTGACCATTCTCGACGACGTTCTCGATTATTCCAAGATCGAGGCGGGCAAGCTGGAACTTGAAAGGGTCGACTTCGACCTGCGCGAGACCGCCGAGGCCGCTGTCGCTCTTTTTGCCCAGAAGGCCCATGGCAAGGGGCTTGAAATCTCCTGCCAGATCAAGCCGGGCACCCCCGAGTCCCTGCGTGGCGATCCGGCACGCCTGCGCCAGGTTCTGCTCAACCTTGTCGGAAACGCGGTGAAGTTCACCGAGAAGGGGGAGGTGGCGATCCGGCTTTCCTCCCTCAGCGAGGAAGACGGCTCTCTCCTGCTGCGCTTCGAGGTCTGCGACACGGGGGTGGGAATCCCCCGGGAGGTCCAGGAGACGATTTTTGAATCCTTTTCCCAGGCCGACAATAACACCACCAGGAAGTTTGGAGGGACCGGGCTCGGGCTGGCTATCACCAAGCAGCTGGTCAGCCTGATGGGCGGGGAGATCTGGGTGGAGAGCGAAGAGGGAAGGGGGGCGTCCTTTATCGTCGTGGTTCGGCTGGAGAAGCAGGAGCGCCTCCGGTTGTGCCATCGGCCGCTGCCAGAAGAACTCATGGGGGGCCGTCTCCTTCTCGGGAGCCGCCACGGGGGGACCCGTGACATGCTCCTGAGTCAGTCCGCAGCTCTCGGCGTGGCAGCGGACAGCGCCCCCGATCTTCCCCGGGTTCTCGATCTGTTGCGCCAGGGCGCTCGGGAGGAGCGTCCCTACCGGGTCGTCCTGATCGATGCCGATCTGGCGACGGGGCCAGGCGGGGGTCTGGACTCCGCACTGACCATGGAGGCCTCGGCAGCCGGCACCCGCCTGGTTCTTCTCTGCCGGCAGGATCGGCGCTACGAGGATCTGGACAGGGGGAGGTGTTCGGACGTCGAATGTTTGTACAAGCCCGTGCGGACAGCGACACTGGCCCAGTTTCTCGCCCGCGTTGGCAAAGAAAACGAAAATGCGCCCTCGCCCCTTTCCCCGCTCGCCGGGGAGGGGGCAGCGGACGATCGGAAAACTTCTGGGTGA
- a CDS encoding response regulator, with the protein MAEDNATTQRLLKILLEGIGCQVTIVDNGLEAVESAGGGGFDLILMDGQMPQMDGLEATRKIRERGISVPIVALTARALKEDVDICLASGMDDYLRKPFKQKQLQGMVHKWLDASPAA; encoded by the coding sequence ATTGCCGAGGACAACGCCACCACCCAGCGCCTGCTGAAAATCCTGCTTGAGGGAATTGGCTGCCAGGTGACCATCGTCGACAACGGCCTCGAGGCCGTCGAATCGGCCGGTGGGGGGGGGTTCGACTTGATCCTGATGGACGGGCAGATGCCCCAGATGGACGGCCTGGAGGCGACCCGCAAGATCCGGGAACGGGGCATCTCCGTTCCGATCGTCGCCCTGACCGCCCGCGCCCTGAAGGAGGACGTCGATATCTGTCTCGCCTCGGGGATGGACGACTACCTGAGAAAGCCCTTTAAGCAGAAGCAGCTTCAAGGAATGGTGCACAAGTGGCTGGATGCTTCTCCCGCGGCGTGA